TGGCATTTTTGTGTGAGAATGCGGAGGCACTTGATGCGTTGTATACGAAAATCATTTCCCATGGTTACGAGAGTCACCGTGAGCCGTGGGATGCGTTCTGGGGCCAGCGATATGCCATTGTGAAAGACCCGGATGGGAACTTGATCAGTTTGTTTGCGTAATACGATCCTTACATAAGAAGACAAGCCGAGCCTTTCTGAAAGAGGTTCGGCTTGTTTGCGTTTGGAGACGGAATCATTGGCTACTTAATCGTGAAATGAAATTTACTTATGGTTAGTTGATTTGTGTAATTTTACTTCATATAATGAGGGTGATAATAGGAGTGAATTTTCAGTCAATGAACAGGAAGAATCAGGGAAGCCATTCAGCAGTTGGACTAAGACTTTGGGAAAGGGTGGAGAGATTCCATGTTGCCAGCATCCATTCGCGAAGAGCTGCGTGCCATCGTCGGAGCGAAAAACTGTCTCGACAAACAGGAAGCATTAGTCGCCTATTCGTATGACGCGACGCCGATGCAGCAAGCATTACCGGATGTGGTCGTCATGCCGAAGAGCACAACCGAAATCCAACAGGTCATGCGAGTCGCTGCACGACATCACATCCCGATTGTGACGCGTGGAGCAGGCTCCAATCTATGCGGAGGCACGATACCAGTCGGTGGCGGAATTGTTTTGGTGTTGAGCCAGATGAATCAGATCGTAGAGATTGACGAGCAAAATTTGACGATTACGGTGCAGCCGGGGGTTCGAACAGTCGACATCCATCAGGCGGTAGAGGCAATCGGTTTGTTTTATCCACCAGATCCAGGCAGCATGGTCATCTCCACGATTGGTGGGAATATTGCGCTCAATTCGGGTGGACTGCGCGGGTTGAAGTACGGAACCACCAAGGATTACGTGCTGGGTCTCGAAGCTGTGTTGCCGAACGGAGAGGTCATCCGTACTGGGGGCAAGCTGATGAAGGATGTAGCGGGCTATGATCTGACCAAGCTTTTGGTTGGTAGCGAGGGTACATTGGCGATCATTACCGAGGCAATTCTCAAGCTGATTCCAAAGCCGCAGACACAGCGAGTTATGCTCGCGATGTTCGCAGATATGGCACAGGCGGCGAGGTCTGTTTCCGATATTATTGCCAACCGTATTATTCCTGGAACGCTGGAATTTCTCGACCAGGGCACGATCCGTGTTGTCGAGGATTTCAAACAGATCGGGCTTCCAACAGATGTGGCGGCGATCCTCCTGATCGGTCAGGACGGAGAGCCACAGACGGTTGATCGGGATATGGAGCAGATAGCTGCTATTTGCAAGAA
The window above is part of the Brevibacillus brevis NBRC 100599 genome. Proteins encoded here:
- a CDS encoding FAD-binding oxidoreductase, translating into MLPASIREELRAIVGAKNCLDKQEALVAYSYDATPMQQALPDVVVMPKSTTEIQQVMRVAARHHIPIVTRGAGSNLCGGTIPVGGGIVLVLSQMNQIVEIDEQNLTITVQPGVRTVDIHQAVEAIGLFYPPDPGSMVISTIGGNIALNSGGLRGLKYGTTKDYVLGLEAVLPNGEVIRTGGKLMKDVAGYDLTKLLVGSEGTLAIITEAILKLIPKPQTQRVMLAMFADMAQAARSVSDIIANRIIPGTLEFLDQGTIRVVEDFKQIGLPTDVAAILLIGQDGEPQTVDRDMEQIAAICKKNAAVQIKVATTVEEADEVMTARRSALAALSRMRPTTILEDATVPRAAIAPMVAAIQEITERYGLQICTFGHAGDGNLHPTCMTDARNTEEIERVEHAFEEIFAAAIDLGGTITGEHGVGIVKAPYLEWKVGAAGMEIMKGIKHAFDPHNLLNPDKMFAKQSRNRVVVQRA